In Roseibium algicola, the DNA window GCGGGTTGCCGGCATATGTGAAACCATGCAGGAAACCGCCATTATCAAGCACGTTGGTGACGATGTCCTTATGCGCAATCATGGCGCCCAGAGGCGCATAACCAGCAGCAAAGCCTTTGGAGATCACCAGAATATCCGGATCGACATTCCAGTGTTCACCGGCGAAGAACTTTCCGGTCCTCCCGCCACCGGTCATGACCTCGTCATGGATCAGCAGGACGCCGTAACGCGTGCAGATCTCGCGAATGCGTTGCATGTACCCCTTCGGCGGCACGAGCGCGCCGGTGGAGGCGCCACCGATCGGCTCGACAATAAAGGCCAGGATCGTTTCCGGGCCTTCGGACAGGATCTTCGCCTCCAGCATGTCGGCGTAGTGTCTGCCCGTTGCCTCGTCGTCCGGGTCCAGTCCGTCGAGATAGGCGCGCGGTGCCGGGATCTTCGGCATCGGCCGCATCATGGGGTCGAACGGCGCAGTAAGGGGTGCATAGCCTGTCAGGGCCAGAGCGCCGAGCGTGCAGCCGTGATAGCTCGGTTCGCGCGAGATGATCTTGTAACGCTGCGCCTGGCCGATCGCGATGGCGTTCTGGCGGGCCAGCTTGATGGCGCTCTCCACCGCTTCCGACCCGCCGGAAACGAAGAAGACCTTTTCCAGCCCCTCGGGCGCCAGTGCGGCGGTCCTGGCGGCCAGCAGTTCCGCAGGCTCTGTCTCGAAATGGAGGCGGTAACCGAAGGTGGACTTGTCCATCTGCTTGCGCATTGCCTCCAGCACGCGCGGGTTGGAATGGCCGATGTTGCAGACCATCGCCCCGGACGAACCGTCGAGATAGCGCTTGCCGTCGACGTCCCACATGTAGACGCCGCGCGCCTGGTCCAGAACAGGCCGGCGCTGACGAGACTGATAGAACAGATGAGAAGTTTGCGGACGGCTCATGAAGCAGCTCCAGGCAGGGCTGCGCAGTCGCGCGGACGGAAGCGAACGGAGACGTCCGAGCCTTCCTCGAAAGGGTGCTGATCGATCATGTTGATCACCTGAAGTTGCTGGTCGCCGACACGAACGAAATACCGTGCCGCCTGACCCTGGTAGTCCACCGCCTCGACCTTGCCGTCGAGCGCGATGCGATCATCCGCCGGAGCGGATTTTTCCGCCAGCAGAAGTTTTTCAGCCCGGATAACAAGCTGTGCAGGACCGGCCTGTGAAAGATTGGGGGCCTTTTCCCTCGGCACATTGATCTTGCCGAAGTAAGGCAGTTCAAGGGACAGCTCCTGCCCGTTCACGGCCTGGCACGTCGCTGGCAGAATGTTGGAGATGCCCAGGAAGCGCGAAACGAACTCGCTTGCAGGCGTGTTGTAAACCTCCTGCGGCGTGCCGATCTGCTCCACCCGTCCGTTGGACATCACCACGATCCGATCGGACATGGCGAGCGCTTCGGACTGGTCATGGGTAACGAAAACGGTTGTGATGCCGATCTGATGCTGGATGCGCTTCAGCTCGACGCGCATGTCCTCGCGCAGGTTGGCGTCGAGTGCGGACAGCGGTTCGTCCAGAAGCAGCACGTCCGGCTCTATGACGATGGCCCGCGCCAGCGCGATACGCTGCTGCTGACCACCGGAAAGCTGCTTGGGATAACGGTCGCTGACATGGGGAAGCTGAACCAGTTCCAGCGCATCGCGTACTTTCTTTTCGGCATCCGCCTTCGGGATGTCGCGGTATTTCAGGCCGAAAGCCACATTTTCGGCAATCGTCTTGTGGGGAAAGAGCGCGTAGTTCTGGAAGACGAGACCAAGGTTTCGCCTGTGGATCGGCACATCGTTGATGCGTTGACCCTTGATGGTGATGTCGCCTTCGGAAGGGTCGATGAGACCGGCGATCATCCTGAGGGTGGTCGTCTTGCCACATCCGGAAGGGCCGAGCAGCGTTACGAAGCTTCCGTCCGGGATGTCCATGCTCATCCGGTGAACGGCGGTAAAGCCACCGAACTTCTTGACGATATTGTTGAGGGAAACCGCGCTCACGCAAATTCTCCAGGTCCTGGGGAGAAGACGACCTTCCGGCAGCAACTGCCGGAAGGTGCTGGGTCAGTGATGGGGCCGTACCGGGCTTAGTACCCCTTCTGGATCCGCCCGAACATCTTGGACCAGTCCTGTTCGTGGCTGTTCCAGTATTCCGGATTGGCGAAGGTCAGACCGTCAAGCGTGCCCGTCGGATCGAACGCCGGAAGGGTCGGGATCTTCTTGCCGAGATCGACCTTT includes these proteins:
- a CDS encoding aminotransferase family protein; translation: MSRPQTSHLFYQSRQRRPVLDQARGVYMWDVDGKRYLDGSSGAMVCNIGHSNPRVLEAMRKQMDKSTFGYRLHFETEPAELLAARTAALAPEGLEKVFFVSGGSEAVESAIKLARQNAIAIGQAQRYKIISREPSYHGCTLGALALTGYAPLTAPFDPMMRPMPKIPAPRAYLDGLDPDDEATGRHYADMLEAKILSEGPETILAFIVEPIGGASTGALVPPKGYMQRIREICTRYGVLLIHDEVMTGGGRTGKFFAGEHWNVDPDILVISKGFAAGYAPLGAMIAHKDIVTNVLDNGGFLHGFTYAGNPLACSAGLAVLDEIERENLCQNAAETGALLKSELKKLMDRYSIIGDVRGEGLLLAFELVEDRASLRPLAKELNAFNELVDIAYENGLIIYSRRTRGGYSGDHFLIAPPMISTPDHVAEIIEGLDLSLRQFLDRISQQQARAS
- a CDS encoding ABC transporter ATP-binding protein → MSAVSLNNIVKKFGGFTAVHRMSMDIPDGSFVTLLGPSGCGKTTTLRMIAGLIDPSEGDITIKGQRINDVPIHRRNLGLVFQNYALFPHKTIAENVAFGLKYRDIPKADAEKKVRDALELVQLPHVSDRYPKQLSGGQQQRIALARAIVIEPDVLLLDEPLSALDANLREDMRVELKRIQHQIGITTVFVTHDQSEALAMSDRIVVMSNGRVEQIGTPQEVYNTPASEFVSRFLGISNILPATCQAVNGQELSLELPYFGKINVPREKAPNLSQAGPAQLVIRAEKLLLAEKSAPADDRIALDGKVEAVDYQGQAARYFVRVGDQQLQVINMIDQHPFEEGSDVSVRFRPRDCAALPGAAS